The following proteins are encoded in a genomic region of Pelodictyon phaeoclathratiforme BU-1:
- a CDS encoding tetratricopeptide repeat protein has product MKKSFHNVAPVALTGVRVLIIMVIALIGIGFDCFGEITRIDNRARELYLQGQNYERQINYPEAERCYKQAATTDDQDPVYLNAYALILQTVGRYTEAEPLFRRALVIREKRQDNKTSEL; this is encoded by the coding sequence ATGAAAAAATCTTTTCATAACGTCGCTCCAGTTGCACTTACCGGTGTTCGAGTATTGATCATTATGGTAATAGCTCTTATCGGTATTGGCTTTGACTGCTTTGGTGAAATCACCAGAATTGATAACCGTGCCAGGGAATTATATCTGCAAGGTCAGAACTATGAACGCCAGATTAACTACCCCGAAGCCGAGCGGTGCTATAAGCAAGCGGCCACGACTGATGATCAGGATCCTGTGTATCTCAATGCTTACGCACTAATCCTTCAAACGGTAGGCAGGTACACTGAAGCAGAGCCGCTTTTCAGGCGTGCGCTTGTGATCAGGGAAAAGCGGCAGGATAATAAGACATCGGAGCTATGA
- a CDS encoding formylglycine-generating enzyme family protein, which yields MNWKFSHKSILEFLVAKEAVGRFDFACTLDFSGMDMARSFCFEFGINPFVLSNYIEVKGDVFVMGSPENEAGHREDERQHSVKIADYSLYKFAVCVGDFKRFIDDSGYKTDAEKENFSFVYDGKSGKRKDGINWSHDLSGNVREPSAYNHPVLHVSWNDAEAYCAWLSKKTGNTFRLPTEAEWEFACRAGSEKPFHTGDNLTTGQANYNGNYPFNNSVKGIFRKNTLPVDSLEPNVWGLYNMHGNVWEWCSDMYGKNYYDECRAKGTVENPEGPTTGSHRVIRGGGWNYVAVYCRSAYRDNNAPGYRYDLVGFRPVFVP from the coding sequence ATGAACTGGAAATTTTCACACAAATCAATTCTGGAGTTTCTTGTTGCAAAAGAAGCGGTTGGACGTTTTGATTTTGCCTGTACCCTTGATTTTTCAGGTATGGATATGGCAAGGTCATTCTGTTTTGAATTTGGCATAAATCCTTTTGTGCTTTCAAATTATATCGAGGTTAAAGGCGATGTATTCGTCATGGGAAGTCCGGAAAATGAAGCGGGTCATCGAGAAGATGAAAGACAGCATTCTGTAAAAATAGCTGATTATTCTTTGTATAAATTTGCTGTTTGTGTCGGGGATTTTAAAAGATTTATTGATGATTCGGGCTATAAGACTGATGCTGAAAAAGAGAACTTCAGTTTTGTTTATGATGGGAAATCAGGGAAGAGAAAAGATGGTATCAATTGGTCTCATGATTTGTCGGGTAATGTGCGTGAGCCATCAGCATATAATCATCCGGTATTGCATGTAAGCTGGAATGATGCGGAAGCATATTGCGCATGGTTGAGTAAAAAAACGGGTAATACTTTCCGATTGCCGACTGAAGCTGAGTGGGAGTTCGCTTGCCGTGCAGGATCAGAAAAACCGTTTCATACTGGTGATAATCTTACGACTGGCCAGGCAAATTATAATGGAAACTATCCCTTTAACAATAGTGTAAAAGGGATTTTCAGAAAAAACACTCTGCCTGTTGACAGTTTAGAACCCAATGTCTGGGGTTTGTATAATATGCACGGCAATGTATGGGAATGGTGCAGTGACATGTATGGTAAGAATTATTACGACGAATGCAGGGCGAAAGGCACTGTTGAGAACCCTGAAGGTCCGACAACGGGTTCGCACCGTGTAATTCGTGGCGGGGGCTGGAACTACGTTGCCGTTTACTGTCGGTCGGCGTATCGGGACAACAACGCCCCCGGCTACCGGTACGACCTCGTGGGCTTCCGCCCGGTTTTCGTCCCGTAG
- a CDS encoding DEAD/DEAH box helicase, translated as MNSKAAYIKQRLSLREPLREALDIVAELAEALSLEKNGDLDGALEIVSSRYPSCTDFERAFPSLCFSIATGVGKTRLMGACIAWLYLQKGIRNFFVLAPNLTIYEKLIEDFGNPNYSKYVFNGIAEFVYNRPVVITGDNYEQQGILFRDTEIRINIFNISKFNRDAAPASKGKEKGKPPRMKRLAEYLGHSYWSYLSGLNDLVILMDEAHRYHADASRNAINELKPVLGLELTATPTDEKGLPFRNIVYEYTLARALADGKYIKNPAIATRKNFQPKGLTDKEIEIIKLEDAVSLHWDTKTELEVYSRTNGVEKVKPFILVVCRDINHARETADYLRSASFFNGAFSDKVLQIDSSTRKDDEVERQFVELENADNDIEIVVHVNMLKEGWDVRNLYTIVPLRAANASILIEQTIGRGLRLPYNGERTGVDKIDKLTVVAHDNFDKVIAEAQNPESVLNKFTYIEIPEEELGAKTVAVTALPRVENEVQQETERIASIKDEGERRKATRSLDAKKAIINALPSFSAAEGVTSSADLLKPEVRQLVMQKVEHDLGQGQINLFAGEILVEAGIAYADTVASYRKNSIDIPRMDLVKGDVPVWFEDFDLDVTSGFDFRIMAEEIIRRNLKDNMVDTIGVQQGALGRETPKNQIVAEVLNYSTEVDYDSNADLLHKLARQALEKLESTLDDTTQLPTLVYQARKFIAANIGDQMKKHFRMGEPHYREPKVLPFVKIEQWDGSALALNGYKDYRDPVTPVNTIPKYVYRGFEKACHFEYKFDSKAEKELAFVLEHDIQVLKWLRPAPNQFRIYWQNNTKRYEPDFIVETAYSIYMIETKAANELDSREVLEKTAAALRYCSYATGFTTANNGKPWKYLLIPHDQVATTSSFEYLAGRFEMKC; from the coding sequence ATGAATTCTAAAGCAGCATACATCAAGCAACGCCTCTCCCTCCGTGAACCGCTACGTGAAGCGCTCGATATTGTGGCAGAACTTGCCGAAGCTCTCTCCCTTGAAAAAAACGGTGATCTTGATGGTGCGCTTGAGATCGTCTCTTCCCGTTATCCCTCCTGTACCGATTTTGAACGGGCATTTCCCTCACTCTGTTTTTCCATTGCCACCGGAGTCGGAAAGACCCGCCTGATGGGTGCCTGTATTGCCTGGCTCTATCTGCAGAAAGGGATCAGGAACTTCTTTGTGCTTGCGCCGAATCTCACCATCTACGAAAAGCTGATTGAGGATTTCGGTAATCCCAACTACAGCAAATATGTCTTCAACGGCATTGCCGAGTTTGTCTATAACCGGCCGGTGGTTATTACCGGCGACAATTATGAGCAGCAGGGTATCCTTTTTCGTGATACGGAAATCAGGATCAACATTTTCAATATCTCCAAGTTCAACCGTGATGCCGCTCCGGCAAGCAAGGGCAAAGAGAAAGGGAAGCCGCCCAGAATGAAACGGCTGGCGGAGTATCTTGGCCACTCCTACTGGAGCTATCTCTCCGGACTGAATGATCTGGTGATTCTGATGGATGAGGCGCACCGTTACCATGCTGATGCCTCCCGCAATGCCATTAATGAATTAAAACCTGTGCTTGGTCTGGAGTTGACGGCGACCCCGACCGATGAAAAAGGGTTGCCGTTCCGCAATATCGTCTATGAGTATACGCTTGCCCGTGCGCTGGCTGACGGCAAATACATCAAGAATCCGGCCATTGCAACCCGCAAAAATTTTCAGCCGAAAGGGCTTACCGATAAAGAGATCGAGATCATCAAGCTTGAGGATGCCGTCAGCCTTCATTGGGATACGAAAACCGAGCTTGAAGTCTATTCCCGAACGAATGGCGTTGAAAAGGTCAAACCCTTTATCCTTGTGGTTTGCCGCGACATCAACCATGCACGTGAAACGGCTGATTATCTCCGATCCGCCTCTTTTTTCAATGGCGCGTTCAGTGACAAGGTGCTCCAGATTGACTCCTCAACGCGCAAGGATGATGAGGTTGAGCGGCAGTTTGTCGAGCTTGAAAACGCCGATAACGATATTGAAATTGTTGTCCATGTCAACATGCTCAAAGAGGGGTGGGATGTCAGGAATCTCTACACCATTGTTCCCCTGCGAGCAGCAAACGCCTCTATTTTAATTGAACAGACAATCGGGCGGGGTTTGCGTCTTCCCTATAACGGTGAACGGACCGGTGTTGACAAAATCGACAAGCTGACCGTTGTAGCCCATGATAATTTTGACAAGGTTATTGCCGAGGCTCAGAACCCCGAATCGGTGCTCAATAAATTCACCTATATCGAGATTCCGGAAGAGGAGCTTGGAGCAAAAACTGTGGCGGTGACCGCACTGCCCCGTGTTGAAAATGAGGTGCAGCAGGAAACTGAGCGCATAGCTTCCATAAAGGATGAAGGGGAACGGCGGAAAGCAACGCGATCACTTGATGCCAAAAAAGCGATTATCAATGCCTTGCCATCCTTCAGTGCTGCCGAGGGAGTCACCAGCAGCGCAGATCTGCTGAAGCCGGAGGTCAGGCAACTGGTGATGCAAAAGGTAGAGCACGATCTTGGTCAGGGGCAAATTAACCTCTTTGCCGGAGAGATTCTGGTTGAAGCCGGGATCGCTTATGCCGATACCGTAGCCAGTTACCGCAAGAACAGCATTGATATTCCCCGAATGGATCTGGTGAAGGGTGACGTTCCCGTGTGGTTTGAGGATTTTGATCTTGATGTGACGAGCGGATTCGATTTCCGCATCATGGCTGAAGAGATCATCCGCCGCAACCTGAAAGACAACATGGTGGACACGATCGGTGTGCAGCAGGGAGCATTGGGACGGGAAACACCGAAAAACCAGATTGTTGCTGAAGTGCTCAACTACTCCACCGAGGTTGACTACGACAGCAATGCCGATCTTCTGCACAAGCTTGCCCGGCAGGCGCTGGAGAAACTTGAATCCACTCTTGACGACACGACTCAACTTCCGACACTGGTCTATCAAGCTCGCAAGTTTATTGCGGCCAATATCGGTGATCAGATGAAAAAACATTTCCGGATGGGTGAACCGCACTACCGGGAGCCGAAAGTGCTGCCCTTTGTCAAAATTGAACAATGGGACGGCTCTGCTCTCGCACTAAATGGTTACAAGGATTACCGTGATCCGGTAACTCCCGTCAACACCATCCCCAAATACGTCTATCGCGGCTTTGAAAAAGCCTGCCACTTCGAATACAAATTTGACTCCAAAGCTGAAAAAGAGCTTGCTTTTGTGCTGGAACACGACATTCAGGTGCTCAAATGGCTCCGTCCTGCTCCAAACCAGTTCAGGATCTACTGGCAGAACAACACAAAACGCTACGAACCCGACTTCATTGTTGAAACCGCCTATTCTATCTATATGATCGAAACAAAAGCTGCCAACGAACTCGACAGCCGGGAAGTTCTGGAAAAAACCGCTGCTGCACTGCGGTATTGCTCCTATGCCACCGGCTTTACCACCGCCAACAACGGAAAACCCTGGAAATACCTGTTGATTCCCCATGATCAGGTCGCTACGACTTCAAGCTTTGAATATCTGGCTGGGCGGTTTGAGATGAAGTGCTGA
- a CDS encoding NACHT domain-containing protein, producing MDPIYEQIAELPWIKGLLELAGIDEKYVSLLSLIIVVAVSVVIITFVRKIWIKINEWHSIIKKARDLKPEFEKDDIKELSHIFIRTTAAEKSPNRYDNPGEAYKYTGKTYDLIDFMLKKSFNENVESHKYYLVLADSGMGKTAFMLNLYLQNYSYVNFFDFLFGKTYTIKLLRFQSRNADKPDDILERIKNMNCDDIPNTILLLDGLDEDPFIFPKDKSRSDEEAFKLRVDQIVDATCRYKEVVITCRTQYFPQQEDDLYELSIRKGGGGFHTFQKYYIYPFSDADVHKYLNQKYGSSVLQYLHGRKKEIALQVVKNSNNLMVRPMLMSYIDYLVEDDRVYTSSVQIYEALIEKWLMREGAKWKRVSEREVFVRALKNFSLQVAIEIYNNWLNNRTFYITKDKAIEIAGKCEYPIDRHEATGKSLLSAQQ from the coding sequence ATGGACCCAATATATGAGCAGATAGCGGAATTGCCCTGGATTAAAGGGCTGCTTGAGTTGGCAGGAATTGATGAAAAATATGTTTCATTATTATCGCTGATTATTGTTGTTGCTGTAAGTGTTGTGATCATTACATTTGTCAGAAAAATATGGATAAAAATTAATGAGTGGCATAGTATCATTAAAAAAGCACGTGATTTGAAGCCTGAGTTTGAAAAGGATGATATAAAGGAATTAAGTCACATATTCATCAGGACAACTGCGGCGGAAAAGTCGCCTAACAGGTATGATAATCCGGGTGAAGCCTATAAGTATACAGGGAAAACATACGATCTTATTGATTTTATGTTAAAAAAATCATTTAATGAAAACGTAGAAAGTCACAAATATTATCTTGTCCTTGCTGATTCAGGGATGGGCAAGACTGCATTTATGCTTAATCTGTATTTGCAGAATTATTCGTATGTAAATTTCTTTGATTTTCTTTTCGGAAAAACATATACCATCAAGCTTCTTCGCTTTCAAAGCCGGAATGCCGATAAACCGGATGATATTCTGGAAAGAATAAAAAATATGAATTGTGATGATATTCCAAATACGATTCTCTTGCTTGATGGTCTTGATGAAGATCCCTTTATCTTTCCAAAAGATAAATCCCGATCAGATGAAGAGGCATTTAAGCTGCGGGTCGATCAAATTGTTGATGCTACTTGCCGGTATAAAGAGGTCGTTATTACCTGCCGTACACAGTATTTCCCCCAACAAGAGGATGACCTCTATGAACTGAGTATAAGAAAAGGTGGAGGCGGATTTCATACATTTCAGAAATATTATATTTATCCTTTTTCTGATGCAGATGTGCATAAATATCTTAATCAAAAGTATGGTTCTAGTGTTTTGCAATACCTTCATGGAAGAAAAAAAGAAATAGCCTTGCAGGTTGTGAAAAACAGCAATAATCTGATGGTTCGTCCCATGTTGATGAGCTATATTGATTATTTGGTTGAAGATGACAGGGTTTATACCAGTAGTGTACAGATTTATGAGGCACTTATTGAAAAATGGCTCATGAGGGAAGGTGCGAAATGGAAAAGGGTGTCTGAACGGGAAGTTTTTGTTCGCGCATTGAAAAATTTTTCACTACAGGTTGCTATAGAAATCTATAACAATTGGCTGAATAATCGGACATTTTATATTACAAAGGACAAGGCAATAGAAATTGCCGGAAAGTGTGAATATCCAATAGATCGTCACGAAGCAACAGGAAAATCATTGCTAAGCGCTCAACAATAA
- a CDS encoding Fic family protein, whose translation MLRTDTLQITPEILNLIAQIDEFKGAWRALSTLAPDRLSALRRVATIESIGSSTRIEGSKLSDREVERLLSNLKINSFDTRDEQEVAGYAGLMDLVFESWPSIPFNENHIKQLHQILLHHSEKDARHRGQYKTNSNSVAAFDVHGKQLGIVFETATPFDTARLMAELVTWVKDERESAQLHPLLIIAIFVVLFLGIHPFQDGNGRLSRVLTTLLLLQAGYAYVPYSSLESVIELNKEAYYLALRSTQGTIRTDAPNWQPWLVFFLRSLSDQVNRLEKKVAREKIVLASLPELSLQIVEFTREHGRITIGDAIKLTGGNRNTLKGHFRNLVERGHLIRHGSGRGVWYELR comes from the coding sequence ATGCTTCGAACCGACACTCTTCAAATTACCCCGGAGATCCTGAACCTGATCGCTCAGATCGACGAGTTCAAAGGCGCTTGGCGTGCTTTAAGCACACTCGCTCCAGATCGCCTCTCAGCTTTACGCAGGGTCGCGACCATTGAGAGTATTGGATCATCAACTCGCATTGAGGGCAGCAAACTCTCTGATCGAGAGGTAGAACGTCTGCTTTCTAACCTAAAAATCAACTCTTTCGATACGCGTGATGAGCAAGAAGTTGCCGGTTATGCCGGGCTGATGGACCTGGTGTTCGAATCGTGGCCGAGCATCCCGTTCAACGAGAACCACATCAAACAGTTACATCAAATCTTGCTGCACCACAGTGAGAAAGATGCCCGGCACAGGGGGCAGTACAAAACCAACTCCAACAGCGTCGCTGCCTTTGATGTACATGGCAAGCAGCTCGGTATCGTGTTCGAGACAGCGACCCCCTTCGACACCGCTCGTCTCATGGCCGAACTGGTGACTTGGGTGAAGGATGAACGTGAGTCTGCGCAACTGCACCCGCTGCTGATCATTGCTATCTTCGTGGTGCTCTTTCTCGGAATCCATCCCTTCCAGGATGGTAACGGTCGGCTCAGTCGTGTGCTGACCACCTTGCTGTTACTTCAGGCGGGGTATGCCTACGTCCCGTACAGTTCATTGGAAAGTGTTATCGAACTCAACAAGGAAGCCTACTATCTGGCACTGCGCTCTACCCAGGGGACGATCCGTACCGATGCGCCAAACTGGCAGCCATGGCTGGTGTTTTTCCTGCGTTCGCTCTCCGATCAGGTAAACCGTCTTGAGAAAAAGGTTGCGCGAGAGAAGATCGTTTTAGCCTCCTTGCCGGAACTCTCACTCCAAATCGTCGAGTTTACCCGTGAACATGGGCGCATAACAATAGGAGATGCGATCAAATTGACTGGCGGCAACCGCAACACCTTGAAGGGACATTTCCGAAACCTGGTCGAACGCGGTCATCTTATTCGGCACGGCAGTGGGCGTGGTGTCTGGTACGAACTGAGGTAG
- a CDS encoding helix-turn-helix domain-containing protein, producing MKLSYFELSAIDRAKLQQIVAKGRDWQARHRAQTLLYFNDGLSAKTIVALQDLNIDTVYDRRKNWLSKGFAALYDRHRSGAPPKLNAIHLEQITIWAEKEALTAPAIVARLKEECNVNVSVGTATNALKALGFVWKRTRLWLKKNEMKSGFDKHS from the coding sequence ATGAAGTTAAGTTACTTTGAATTATCTGCCATCGATCGTGCAAAGCTACAACAAATTGTGGCAAAAGGAAGAGATTGGCAAGCACGTCATCGGGCTCAAACACTGTTATATTTCAACGACGGGTTGAGTGCAAAGACCATCGTGGCATTGCAAGACCTGAATATCGATACGGTTTATGACCGACGTAAGAACTGGTTATCAAAGGGGTTTGCTGCTTTATATGACAGGCATCGAAGCGGCGCACCTCCGAAACTAAACGCCATTCACCTTGAACAGATCACGATTTGGGCGGAAAAGGAAGCACTGACAGCTCCAGCGATAGTGGCTCGGTTAAAGGAAGAGTGCAATGTAAACGTGAGCGTTGGTACCGCAACTAATGCGTTGAAAGCACTTGGTTTTGTCTGGAAACGTACACGCCTGTGGTTAAAAAAAAACGAGATGAAGTCCGGTTTCGACAAGCACAGTTAG
- a CDS encoding site-specific DNA-methyltransferase: MKPNQKLELTWIGKGEEPKLEPRILIEQPEYSCGDPGSGNMLIQGDNLLALKALEQDYAGKVKCIYIDPPYNTGNAFEHYDDGIEHSQWLNLMAPRLKILRDLLANDGSIWISIDDDESHYLKVLCDEIFGRRNFVNNVIWEKKYSPQNDAKWLSDSHDHILVYAKNKEIWRPYLLPRTEEMDKRYKNYDNDLRGLWKSSDLSVKTYSSSTDYPIQIPSGRIVNPPAGYSWRVSKEKFEELVKDNRIWFGKDGNNVPSIKRFLSDVQEGLVSKTIWYRIEVGDNQDAKREGKQFNSENVFATPKPEKLVYRIMALASREGDLVLDSFLGSGTTAAVVHKMGRKWIGIELGEHAKTHCYSRLKQVVDGTDQGGISKAVEWQGGGGFRFYTLAPSLLNRDKYGNWIISKKYNPDMLAAAMAKQEGFRYLPDEHVYWKQARSSEKDFLFTTTGFMTVEMLDGIHEEMQPDESLLLACKAYQKECAHRYPNISIKKIPNMLLGRCEFGREDYSLNIVQVPYDRAEEEVPDEPELAIESEEVEESRQTDLFE; the protein is encoded by the coding sequence ATGAAACCAAATCAAAAATTAGAGCTGACCTGGATAGGAAAGGGTGAAGAGCCGAAGCTTGAGCCGAGGATTCTCATCGAGCAGCCGGAATACAGTTGTGGTGACCCCGGTAGCGGCAACATGCTGATTCAGGGTGACAACCTGCTTGCACTGAAGGCGCTGGAGCAGGACTATGCGGGGAAGGTCAAATGCATCTATATTGATCCACCGTATAACACAGGCAATGCGTTTGAGCATTATGACGACGGGATTGAGCACAGCCAGTGGTTGAACCTGATGGCACCCCGGCTGAAAATCCTGCGCGACCTGCTGGCTAATGATGGTTCAATCTGGATCTCGATTGATGATGATGAAAGCCATTACCTCAAGGTGCTTTGTGATGAGATTTTCGGAAGGCGCAACTTTGTCAATAATGTGATCTGGGAGAAAAAATATTCACCTCAAAATGATGCGAAATGGCTCTCTGACAGCCATGATCATATTCTTGTCTATGCCAAAAACAAGGAGATCTGGAGGCCGTATTTATTGCCGAGAACTGAAGAAATGGATAAGCGATATAAAAATTATGATAATGATTTACGGGGTCTCTGGAAATCAAGTGATTTATCCGTAAAGACATATAGCTCGTCAACTGACTACCCAATACAAATACCAAGTGGCAGAATCGTTAATCCACCTGCTGGTTATAGTTGGAGAGTTTCAAAAGAAAAATTCGAGGAACTCGTTAAGGATAATCGAATATGGTTTGGAAAAGATGGTAATAATGTTCCTTCGATAAAGCGTTTTTTAAGTGATGTTCAAGAAGGATTAGTCTCAAAAACAATTTGGTATCGTATAGAAGTTGGTGATAACCAGGATGCAAAAAGAGAAGGGAAGCAATTCAATTCTGAGAATGTTTTTGCTACGCCAAAACCAGAAAAGCTTGTTTATCGGATAATGGCACTTGCCTCCCGAGAAGGAGATCTTGTTCTCGACTCTTTCCTTGGCTCCGGCACAACTGCAGCCGTAGTGCATAAAATGGGCCGAAAATGGATCGGTATTGAGCTTGGTGAACATGCAAAAACGCATTGTTATTCTCGCCTGAAGCAGGTAGTTGATGGTACCGACCAGGGTGGTATCAGCAAAGCTGTTGAGTGGCAGGGTGGCGGCGGCTTCAGGTTCTATACGCTTGCCCCTTCTCTCCTGAACAGGGACAAATACGGGAACTGGATTATCAGCAAGAAGTACAATCCCGATATGCTTGCAGCCGCAATGGCAAAGCAGGAGGGGTTCCGATACCTGCCAGATGAACATGTCTACTGGAAGCAGGCTCGAAGCAGCGAAAAGGATTTTCTCTTCACCACAACCGGCTTTATGACGGTTGAAATGCTTGACGGAATTCATGAAGAGATGCAGCCGGATGAAAGCCTGCTGCTTGCCTGCAAGGCCTATCAGAAAGAGTGTGCCCATCGCTACCCGAATATTTCCATCAAAAAAATTCCGAACATGCTGCTTGGCCGGTGCGAATTTGGCCGGGAGGATTACAGCCTGAATATTGTGCAGGTGCCTTACGATCGTGCGGAGGAGGAGGTGCCGGATGAACCGGAGTTGGCTATTGAGAGTGAGGAAGTTGAAGAGTCAAGACAGACCGACCTTTTTGAGTGA
- a CDS encoding DUF4019 domain-containing protein encodes MSVQFIHAGRSEPCLSLLDGGNYSGSWNEASTYFKKVETEERWVQLSVGIRTPLGKLLNRKVKNVKESNTLPGVPDGKYAVITFQTEFEHNKSTVETVTLMFENDSAWRSVGYWIN; translated from the coding sequence ATGTCGGTACAATTTATTCACGCGGGACGGTCTGAACCTTGTCTCTCTTTATTAGACGGCGGGAACTACTCTGGAAGTTGGAATGAAGCTTCTACCTATTTCAAAAAGGTTGAAACTGAAGAACGATGGGTACAACTATCGGTAGGGATTCGCACGCCGCTCGGCAAGCTCCTCAATCGCAAAGTAAAGAACGTCAAGGAGTCAAACACTCTTCCGGGCGTTCCAGATGGAAAGTATGCCGTCATCACGTTTCAAACAGAATTTGAGCATAATAAATCTACCGTTGAAACAGTGACATTAATGTTCGAAAACGATAGCGCATGGAGATCTGTAGGGTACTGGATCAATTGA
- a CDS encoding IS630 family transposase has protein sequence MKDEVERDERILAFVDETGFALAQPNRSAWTPIGKCHKIDANRGKRLNVIGAMLSTGDLFSVALWQTTDSLIFTGFLGLLMNYVGKPLTVILDNASFHKAKAVQPMLKVLAQKGLTLYFLPPYSPELNRIEKYWHKVKYELMEFKTRNEKTLEEDVRKILAGFGTDYVMTF, from the coding sequence ATGAAAGATGAAGTCGAACGCGATGAGAGGATCTTAGCCTTTGTAGATGAGACTGGTTTCGCACTGGCCCAGCCAAACCGCAGCGCCTGGACTCCGATAGGCAAATGTCACAAGATTGACGCCAACCGGGGAAAACGCCTGAATGTCATCGGAGCCATGCTCTCAACGGGTGATTTGTTCTCAGTTGCGCTGTGGCAAACAACAGATTCACTTATATTTACCGGCTTTCTTGGTCTGCTGATGAACTACGTGGGTAAACCTTTAACGGTCATTCTGGACAATGCGTCATTCCATAAAGCGAAAGCGGTTCAACCGATGTTAAAGGTGCTGGCTCAAAAGGGGCTGACTCTTTATTTCTTGCCACCTTACAGTCCAGAACTCAATCGAATTGAAAAGTATTGGCACAAGGTGAAGTATGAATTGATGGAATTCAAGACGCGAAATGAAAAAACCCTTGAAGAAGATGTTCGAAAAATCTTAGCTGGTTTTGGTACTGATTACGTAATGACTTTTTGA
- a CDS encoding HigA family addiction module antitoxin → MKSAYKTREDIAVARELVSCPGVTLAEHLEFTGITLAELADRMGRPEQSINDIIQGSAQLTPETALQLERVVGIPADFWMNLDRNYRLRIAEINEAEERLAEAERANSCSNKVLLQ, encoded by the coding sequence ATGAAGAGTGCATATAAAACAAGAGAGGATATTGCTGTTGCGCGTGAACTTGTTTCCTGCCCGGGTGTTACGCTTGCCGAACATCTTGAGTTTACGGGGATAACGCTGGCGGAGTTGGCTGATCGCATGGGCAGGCCGGAACAGAGCATAAATGATATTATTCAAGGCTCAGCTCAGCTTACACCTGAAACGGCGCTACAGCTTGAGCGCGTTGTCGGTATCCCTGCTGATTTTTGGATGAATCTTGATCGCAACTACCGCCTGAGGATTGCTGAAATTAATGAAGCTGAAGAGCGCCTTGCTGAGGCAGAGCGGGCAAACAGTTGTTCGAACAAAGTTTTGCTTCAATAA